Proteins from one Gimesia maris genomic window:
- a CDS encoding protein-tyrosine phosphatase family protein, which yields MFQPSIYPIQTIGAGSLSVMARPVPGEWIEDEFAGIARLGISHIVSLLEHEESIEVGLEEEPQLAVQHGMLFTSYPIADRCLPASIEEFADFTRTLYQGILTGSHTVVHCRAGIGRAGMTAAGILLQHGLTTSEAFELISKQRRVTVPDTPEQYNWVMKHEKQLTGKEQQS from the coding sequence ATGTTCCAACCATCCATCTACCCCATCCAGACGATCGGCGCCGGCTCGCTGTCGGTGATGGCCAGGCCGGTTCCCGGGGAATGGATTGAAGACGAATTCGCCGGGATCGCGCGGCTGGGAATTTCACATATTGTCTCGTTACTGGAACACGAGGAAAGCATCGAAGTCGGCCTGGAAGAGGAACCTCAACTCGCAGTACAGCACGGCATGTTGTTTACATCGTATCCCATCGCAGACCGTTGTCTGCCTGCGTCCATCGAAGAGTTTGCGGACTTCACCCGGACCCTGTATCAGGGTATTCTGACAGGAAGTCATACTGTCGTACATTGCCGCGCGGGCATCGGGCGGGCCGGGATGACGGCGGCGGGCATATTGCTGCAGCACGGCCTGACGACATCAGAGGCATTCGAGTTAATCTCAAAACAGCGACGCGTCACGGTGCCGGATACTCCCGAGCAGTATAATTGGGTCATGAAGCATGAAAAACAGCTGACAGGGAAAGAGCAGCAGTCCTGA
- a CDS encoding DUF6304 family protein, whose amino-acid sequence MNQPTGKPTLEPRPFHYTDRTGTIVGTMTNDGSDIRVDLDGWEFVGKMFDDMEPVQSVGLPDRFLIHQDSLVDCDFEFIIPVLVNDRNQLIKVDLSVHFELGKPNDRGGIDKEGFQIALEYKAIKYVSSGRLEDMEDKLLKIQKQLPDGLFIQACINCLYSDYSPYGNGVFGCMMCFRNLKQEYLQVKSKEEFFHIHDHFERQVQETWLCDEFERRVPGTGYRG is encoded by the coding sequence GTGAATCAACCGACGGGAAAACCGACACTGGAACCGCGCCCTTTTCATTACACCGACCGCACAGGCACCATCGTCGGCACCATGACCAACGATGGTTCAGACATCCGTGTTGATCTGGATGGCTGGGAATTTGTGGGAAAAATGTTCGACGACATGGAACCGGTGCAATCAGTTGGCCTGCCGGATCGTTTTCTAATTCATCAGGACAGTCTGGTTGACTGTGATTTTGAGTTCATAATTCCTGTATTAGTCAATGATCGAAATCAACTGATCAAAGTTGATCTTTCAGTTCATTTTGAATTGGGTAAGCCAAACGACCGTGGGGGAATTGATAAAGAGGGATTTCAGATTGCTCTGGAATACAAAGCTATTAAATATGTCTCTTCCGGAAGGTTGGAGGATATGGAAGATAAATTGCTGAAGATCCAGAAGCAATTGCCGGATGGACTCTTTATCCAGGCTTGTATCAACTGTCTTTATTCCGACTATAGCCCCTACGGAAATGGTGTGTTTGGTTGTATGATGTGCTTCCGGAATCTGAAACAGGAATATCTGCAGGTGAAGTCGAAAGAGGAGTTCTTTCACATTCACGATCATTTCGAACGTCAGGTACAGGAAACCTGGTTGTGCGACGAATTTGAACGTCGGGTTCCGGGTACGGGATATCGTGGTTAG
- a CDS encoding AAA family ATPase, whose amino-acid sequence MSLNLQSQNVINKLLDGSNITSGKVSLGPLSPSEKLILRIIIEDKDAISNKTGESLASDVRSSYLIAKEAVEKSDENRIKDELQPLAEVDLEIPAKRSYLLADLTCKSFRGIAPAGEKVHFSFDTKSNLIYGPNGSGKTSLLGAVIWVLTGSAISDANDTSETAPVHAISNSGSKGSKITDWPVVATLPEGNITKTTEQECFAQVKLISQDRQHELHLRRSISNGLEHSSDETDWKNCSNLEQFGIHSLDLQLSLLAPTVFGRFSVEDAPDTKSLLSLMLGYDDLIILGDLASKIARNRTSLVTKETNSIDKEWSELTEKLQAISEKPLVSENILEIIKPLRIKSEATLDQIDTVGKQLSNLVKDSQSYLANLLGLSHEEESENKIDYAEILTGAINLLEQNVWTIFPGLGALRIDELFPSSDDCSSLESFQAICKQFNEFLHPVIERIINRWKWWQSEVRPASNATLLLIAAGYYDPNSEICPVCEQSISSSPVKDELERLKSHDAELKKEIKSFFRELCDELDAIIPTSVSNLAKSSPVERLNNDWQKLAESSLPSAFSPLVQKFNPHIEGMASQLQIEKNEPIQILPDGVEPEFAEYASAFIQKIEDIRTSIAYLDWSSINLEGTKTSIQSLITSSSEEHTESLLNNISVGKKTAREIKPLKDILNILRCAYKKRVEISEKENALKLLEELKSPLDTLKNIKKFAENEVEITFGEIQSKTIDIWKIMYPESSSGLTPAKLTVGKGHAKSVTAFLTKNEAYEVPGQFFGNAGLQRSVALAFYFALLDNHPKGIGFSIMDDPILSLDDSHRERWSRDILKPKMKLFQFIIATHQKHYLNSCRSDFVDGNVYQLNDRSWPRQISRRPGERLKRAIEEMENSPDNVPNQLRMYCEELLRTIETYAPNSFYRQNSFSNSVDSYKSISNSGHLASKWNKSIIQRLQDTRVTNVLNPGSHHETQPNVTNEMIRDCLDQLIECDKEFKEELKRLEKEYEHRRKKAVINTSLSNFAGLPETSFWSQPIRIKCYGQAAAKGEHWEVDFSENPIDMFIPIGSAVLVSSNSLDPVARLGQWVLLAEEDISCDDGDLVAATTTTGDRLLRRIWSNGDIWSLQSINSVDPTVNIQELKTESTPRKIIGVLYEPNTKPKSPQNDRLSEWQPHGIFKGDWFKKLASVSVSGNSLDPIARAGQKVLIEKDHVASFSEIRNGDLAVIDTSVNGVGRVIKRVFHQASQCILISPNPIDPHPPLILNKYELFEAKFWPVCGVLFESNDELVSLS is encoded by the coding sequence ATGTCATTAAATCTTCAGAGCCAGAATGTAATCAATAAGCTGTTAGATGGAAGTAACATCACTTCAGGAAAGGTTTCGTTAGGTCCTCTCTCCCCCTCTGAAAAGTTAATACTGCGAATCATAATAGAAGATAAAGATGCTATTTCAAATAAGACTGGGGAATCTTTAGCTTCTGATGTTCGCAGCAGTTATCTGATTGCAAAAGAAGCGGTCGAAAAGAGTGATGAAAATAGGATAAAAGATGAATTGCAGCCACTGGCTGAAGTTGACTTAGAAATTCCTGCAAAGCGGTCGTATTTATTAGCAGATCTTACATGCAAATCTTTCAGAGGAATCGCTCCTGCTGGTGAAAAAGTCCACTTTTCTTTTGATACCAAGTCAAATCTTATTTATGGTCCCAATGGAAGTGGTAAAACAAGCTTGCTTGGAGCCGTTATTTGGGTTTTAACTGGATCAGCTATAAGCGATGCTAATGACACGAGTGAAACAGCTCCAGTTCATGCAATTTCTAACTCGGGTAGTAAAGGCAGTAAAATCACTGACTGGCCAGTTGTTGCGACTCTCCCCGAAGGGAACATAACAAAAACCACGGAGCAAGAGTGTTTTGCTCAGGTCAAGTTAATATCTCAAGATAGACAGCATGAATTACATTTACGCCGATCAATTTCGAATGGTCTCGAACATAGCTCAGACGAAACAGACTGGAAAAACTGCTCTAACCTAGAACAGTTTGGAATTCATTCTCTTGATTTACAATTGTCGTTATTAGCTCCAACTGTATTCGGTCGTTTTTCTGTCGAAGATGCACCAGATACAAAAAGCTTACTCAGTCTCATGCTTGGATATGATGACCTAATAATTTTAGGTGACTTAGCAAGTAAGATTGCCAGAAACCGTACATCATTGGTAACTAAAGAAACAAATAGTATTGACAAAGAATGGAGTGAGTTAACGGAAAAACTACAAGCGATTTCAGAAAAACCCCTCGTATCAGAGAATATATTAGAAATCATCAAACCTTTAAGGATCAAATCAGAAGCTACTTTAGATCAGATTGACACTGTGGGAAAGCAGTTATCTAATCTCGTAAAGGATTCACAAAGCTATTTAGCTAACCTGCTTGGGCTGTCCCATGAAGAAGAATCAGAAAATAAAATTGATTATGCTGAGATTCTCACAGGAGCTATTAACTTATTGGAACAGAATGTGTGGACCATTTTTCCTGGTTTAGGCGCACTTAGGATCGATGAATTATTTCCCTCTTCAGATGATTGCTCCAGTCTTGAGAGTTTTCAAGCCATCTGCAAGCAATTCAATGAATTCCTCCATCCAGTTATAGAGAGAATTATAAACAGATGGAAATGGTGGCAATCTGAAGTACGACCTGCAAGTAATGCAACTCTGTTATTAATTGCAGCAGGCTACTATGACCCAAATTCAGAAATTTGTCCTGTTTGTGAGCAGTCTATCAGTTCTTCCCCAGTGAAAGATGAATTGGAAAGGCTTAAATCACACGATGCGGAACTCAAAAAAGAAATTAAGAGTTTTTTTAGAGAACTATGCGATGAGCTAGACGCAATCATTCCGACATCGGTAAGCAACCTTGCCAAAAGTTCTCCAGTAGAGCGGTTAAATAATGATTGGCAAAAACTCGCCGAGAGTAGTTTGCCTAGTGCTTTTTCTCCACTAGTACAAAAATTTAATCCACATATTGAAGGGATGGCAAGTCAACTTCAAATTGAGAAAAACGAACCAATACAAATATTACCCGATGGAGTTGAACCTGAGTTTGCTGAATACGCATCTGCTTTTATTCAAAAGATTGAAGATATAAGAACATCAATCGCATATTTAGATTGGAGTTCAATAAATCTTGAGGGAACGAAAACCAGTATCCAATCTTTAATCACCTCTAGTTCAGAAGAACATACAGAGTCTCTACTAAATAATATTTCGGTTGGGAAAAAAACTGCTAGAGAAATAAAGCCTCTTAAAGATATTCTCAACATACTTCGATGTGCATATAAAAAACGCGTTGAAATCTCAGAAAAAGAAAATGCATTAAAACTTTTAGAGGAATTAAAATCCCCTCTTGACACTTTGAAAAATATAAAAAAATTCGCAGAAAACGAGGTTGAGATTACTTTTGGTGAAATTCAGTCTAAAACCATTGATATTTGGAAAATCATGTACCCCGAATCATCTAGCGGCCTCACTCCTGCCAAGCTCACAGTTGGAAAAGGTCATGCTAAAAGTGTAACGGCATTCCTAACGAAGAATGAAGCTTATGAAGTTCCAGGACAGTTTTTCGGAAATGCAGGGCTTCAACGCTCTGTTGCATTGGCGTTTTATTTTGCACTCTTAGACAATCATCCTAAAGGAATCGGTTTTTCGATCATGGATGATCCTATTCTTTCACTTGATGATAGTCACCGAGAGAGGTGGTCCAGAGATATTCTGAAACCCAAAATGAAACTCTTTCAATTCATAATTGCCACTCACCAAAAACACTATCTAAATAGCTGTAGATCTGATTTTGTTGATGGCAATGTCTATCAATTAAATGATAGATCTTGGCCTCGCCAAATAAGTAGGCGTCCGGGTGAAAGGCTAAAACGGGCAATCGAAGAAATGGAAAATTCTCCTGATAATGTCCCAAACCAGCTACGAATGTATTGTGAAGAATTATTAAGGACAATCGAAACATATGCACCAAATTCATTTTATAGACAAAATAGCTTTTCAAATTCAGTAGATTCGTACAAATCCATTTCTAATAGCGGCCATCTCGCCAGCAAATGGAATAAATCCATTATACAAAGGCTACAAGACACCAGAGTTACCAACGTATTAAACCCTGGATCGCATCATGAAACGCAGCCCAATGTCACAAACGAAATGATAAGAGATTGTCTTGATCAATTGATTGAATGCGACAAAGAATTTAAAGAAGAACTGAAGAGACTTGAAAAAGAATATGAACATCGTCGCAAAAAAGCTGTTATTAACACTTCCTTGAGTAATTTTGCTGGCTTACCAGAAACGTCTTTTTGGAGCCAGCCTATAAGAATAAAATGTTATGGGCAAGCTGCTGCTAAAGGAGAACACTGGGAAGTAGATTTCAGCGAGAATCCCATTGATATGTTTATTCCAATTGGATCTGCAGTACTCGTGTCCTCAAATTCTTTAGATCCAGTCGCTCGTCTTGGCCAGTGGGTTTTATTAGCTGAAGAAGACATATCTTGTGATGATGGTGATCTAGTGGCAGCAACTACTACAACTGGCGACAGATTGCTCAGAAGGATTTGGTCTAATGGTGATATCTGGTCCCTTCAGTCAATAAATTCAGTTGATCCCACAGTTAATATCCAAGAGTTAAAAACTGAATCCACTCCACGAAAAATAATTGGGGTACTTTATGAACCAAATACTAAGCCGAAATCACCACAAAATGACCGGTTAAGTGAATGGCAGCCTCATGGAATCTTCAAAGGTGATTGGTTTAAAAAACTTGCAAGTGTATCCGTATCTGGAAATAGCCTTGATCCAATTGCCCGTGCAGGTCAAAAAGTATTAATCGAAAAAGACCATGTGGCAAGTTTTAGTGAGATACGAAATGGTGACCTAGCTGTTATTGATACATCCGTGAATGGTGTCGGTCGTGTGATTAAAAGGGTCTTTCATCAGGCATCTCAATGTATCCTGATTAGCCCCAACCCTATCGATCCGCATCCTCCACTTATCTTAAATAAATATGAGCTATTCGAGGCAAAATTCTGGCCCGTTTGCGGTGTGCTGTTTGAATCTAATGATGAATTGGTTAGCTTGAGTTAA
- a CDS encoding carbon starvation CstA family protein has product MATLLIAAGAFVGYIIAYHTYGKWLSQKIFNVDGDAEVPSKQLRDDIDFVPTKKEVIFGHHFTSIAGTGPIVGPAIAVFWGWLPALVWVLVGSIFIGAVHDFGALVVSLRNRGQTVGEVAGRLIAPRTRILFLLILLLALTVVLAIFGLVIAIIFSIYPETVIPVWITMPIAIVIGLMVYKQNASLLVPSLVALAIVYASVYLGAYYWPVDLSAIFPDLKLMGPFPNAVILWTFVLLAYCAIASVLPVWLLLQPRDFINSHQLVLALGLLLIGAIVAGATGQADLVGSAPAIAENIPADAPPIWPFLFITIACGACSGFHCLVSSGTSSKQVESELDAQYVGYGAMLLEGGLAVIVILACCAGVGMGDFSRIGEGAAYNYEPTIDAATGTQLTGVAAWETRYNAKDENGWAAFALKDKIGAFILGGANFLGAIGIPMKLGISIIAVLVASFAATTLDTATRLQRYVIQELAATIHIKPLTNKYAATGLAVFLGGMVAMLPKSAAAGPGSGGLILWPLFGATNQLLAGLAFMVIVFYLRRRNKPIIFALVPMIVMLIMPAWAMLWNMFNSKSGWAYSADDWHLFLFGLVVIALQIWMMVEGLLVWSKSKGHLEQQLPELPRTRPAVAAASTGGSN; this is encoded by the coding sequence ATGGCCACATTGCTGATCGCCGCGGGAGCTTTTGTAGGTTACATCATTGCCTACCACACTTATGGAAAGTGGCTGTCCCAGAAAATCTTTAACGTCGATGGAGACGCGGAAGTTCCCAGCAAACAGTTGCGGGACGATATCGATTTTGTCCCCACCAAAAAAGAAGTCATCTTCGGTCATCATTTTACCAGTATCGCCGGTACCGGCCCCATCGTCGGCCCTGCGATCGCTGTCTTCTGGGGCTGGCTGCCCGCACTCGTCTGGGTTCTGGTCGGTTCGATCTTCATTGGCGCCGTTCACGATTTCGGTGCCCTGGTCGTCTCGTTGCGGAATCGCGGACAGACCGTTGGTGAAGTCGCCGGTCGACTCATTGCACCTCGCACACGCATCCTGTTTCTGCTGATTCTGCTGCTGGCTTTGACAGTTGTCCTGGCGATTTTCGGACTGGTCATCGCCATCATATTTTCCATTTATCCGGAAACCGTGATCCCCGTCTGGATCACCATGCCCATCGCCATTGTCATCGGCCTGATGGTTTATAAACAGAATGCAAGTCTGCTCGTCCCCTCGCTGGTCGCGTTGGCGATTGTCTATGCCTCGGTTTATCTGGGAGCCTACTACTGGCCCGTGGATCTCTCGGCCATATTTCCTGATCTTAAACTCATGGGACCATTCCCCAATGCCGTCATTCTCTGGACCTTCGTGCTGCTCGCCTATTGTGCGATCGCCTCGGTACTCCCGGTCTGGCTGCTGCTGCAACCCCGAGACTTTATTAACAGTCACCAGCTGGTCCTCGCTCTGGGACTGCTGCTCATCGGAGCCATCGTTGCCGGCGCCACTGGCCAGGCAGATCTGGTCGGCAGTGCCCCCGCCATCGCAGAAAACATTCCTGCGGACGCCCCCCCGATCTGGCCGTTCCTGTTCATCACCATTGCCTGCGGCGCCTGTAGTGGCTTCCACTGTCTCGTCAGCAGTGGTACCAGCAGCAAACAGGTCGAATCCGAACTCGATGCCCAGTACGTCGGCTACGGTGCCATGCTCCTCGAAGGAGGCCTGGCGGTCATCGTGATTCTCGCCTGTTGTGCCGGCGTCGGTATGGGAGATTTCTCCCGCATTGGTGAAGGAGCCGCCTACAACTATGAACCCACGATTGATGCAGCCACGGGAACTCAACTCACCGGTGTCGCTGCCTGGGAAACCCGCTATAACGCGAAAGACGAAAATGGCTGGGCTGCGTTTGCATTGAAAGACAAAATCGGCGCTTTCATTCTGGGCGGTGCGAACTTCCTGGGAGCGATTGGCATTCCGATGAAACTGGGCATCAGCATCATCGCCGTCCTCGTCGCCAGTTTTGCTGCTACCACGCTCGATACCGCGACACGACTGCAGCGTTACGTCATCCAGGAACTGGCGGCTACCATTCATATCAAACCGCTCACTAACAAATATGCCGCCACCGGTCTGGCTGTTTTCCTCGGAGGCATGGTCGCCATGTTGCCGAAAAGTGCTGCCGCTGGTCCCGGGAGTGGCGGCCTGATTCTCTGGCCTCTCTTCGGTGCCACCAACCAGCTGCTGGCCGGACTCGCATTTATGGTCATCGTCTTTTATCTCCGTCGTCGTAATAAACCCATCATCTTTGCCCTGGTTCCTATGATCGTCATGCTCATCATGCCTGCCTGGGCCATGCTCTGGAATATGTTCAACAGCAAATCGGGCTGGGCCTACAGTGCCGATGATTGGCATCTGTTCCTGTTCGGTCTGGTTGTGATTGCACTCCAGATCTGGATGATGGTCGAAGGTCTGCTCGTCTGGTCGAAATCCAAAGGGCATCTCGAACAGCAGCTCCCCGAATTGCCCCGCACGCGACCTGCGGTCGCTGCTGCATCGACAGGCGGTTCGAATTAA
- the csrA gene encoding carbon storage regulator CsrA — MLVLSRQRDESIIIGDNIVITIVDIRGDKVRLGIQAPTEIPVHRQEVYDAIQRENAMKEAETHRPSAKSPSKNASE, encoded by the coding sequence ATGCTTGTATTGTCGAGACAACGCGACGAGAGCATCATCATCGGTGACAATATTGTCATTACTATTGTCGATATCCGGGGTGATAAAGTACGGTTAGGAATTCAGGCACCAACAGAAATTCCAGTGCACCGTCAAGAAGTATACGATGCGATTCAACGAGAAAACGCGATGAAAGAAGCGGAAACGCACCGACCTTCAGCAAAGTCGCCATCAAAAAATGCCAGCGAATGA
- a CDS encoding class I SAM-dependent methyltransferase — protein sequence MIPRQFEPEVMDTREEAIDYDAMDHSEVNRQFAASVLPVITIRQQQQASAGDSQPLQILDLGTGTALIPIEICQRVSQLQIIATDLAAEMLKVAQQNIQRAGLDKSILLEHADAKLLPCKDQSFDGVISNSLIHHIPEPQSVFTEIRRVIKPGGFLFVRDLLRPDSLAELDRLVSLYAADANPHQRQMFRDSLHAALTLDEVKALLHRCHWPAAAVQQTSDRHWTISLNL from the coding sequence ATGATTCCACGACAATTCGAACCCGAAGTCATGGATACCCGTGAAGAAGCCATTGACTATGACGCCATGGATCATAGTGAAGTGAACCGGCAGTTTGCTGCGTCCGTGCTGCCTGTCATCACTATTCGCCAGCAGCAACAGGCCAGCGCGGGTGATTCGCAGCCGCTTCAAATTCTCGATCTGGGAACCGGAACCGCTCTGATTCCCATCGAGATCTGTCAGCGTGTTTCGCAATTGCAGATCATCGCCACCGATCTCGCCGCCGAAATGCTTAAAGTAGCACAGCAGAATATTCAGCGCGCTGGTTTAGACAAATCGATTCTGCTGGAGCACGCCGATGCCAAACTGCTCCCCTGTAAAGATCAGAGTTTTGATGGCGTGATCTCCAACAGTCTGATCCACCACATTCCCGAACCACAGTCTGTCTTCACTGAAATCAGGCGTGTCATCAAGCCGGGAGGGTTTCTCTTCGTGCGCGATCTGCTTCGACCCGATTCGTTAGCAGAACTGGATCGGCTGGTCTCTCTTTATGCGGCTGATGCGAATCCGCATCAGCGCCAGATGTTCCGCGATTCCCTGCACGCTGCCCTGACACTGGATGAAGTCAAAGCCTTACTTCACCGCTGTCACTGGCCTGCAGCTGCGGTGCAACAGACGTCCGATCGCCACTGGACGATTTCACTCAACCTGTAA
- a CDS encoding ATP-dependent Clp protease ATP-binding subunit, with translation MYERFTDRARKVMQLANQEAQRFNHEYIGTEHILLGLVKEGSGVAANVLKNLDVDLRKIRLEVEKIVQSGPDMVTMGKLPQTPRAKKVIEYAMEEARNLNHNYVGTEHLLLGLLREQDGVAAQVLMNLGLKLEEVREEVLNLLGHGLEGGEAGERTPGTGSQKAGKSKTPALDSFGRDLTELAKQKKLDPVIGRSKEIERVIQILCRRQKNNPVLLGEAGVGKTAIVEGFAQMVVNGEVPDLLRDRRIVVLDLAMMVAGTKYRGQFEERIKAVMNEVRRAKNTILFIDELHTLVGAGGAEGAIDASNVLKPALSRGELQCIGATTLDEYRKYIEKDSALERRFQNVMVEPPTDSQTVEILRGLRERYEEHHKVQITDDALEKAVELSSRYITGRCLPDKAIDVIDEAGARIRLKSMVRPPDLKELEEESERLNQSKEEAVANQDFELAANLRDQADKLKKRKESLTQEWREKSKEVDGVVDAEVVAEVVAKITGVPLTRLSSEDTVRLLNMEDELHQRVISQDEAIKQVSKAVRRSRSGLKDPKRPMGAFLFSGPTGVGKTLLAKTLAEFMFGDETALIQIDMSEYMEKHNVSRLIGAPPGYVGFEEGGQLTEKIRRRPYAVVLLDEIEKAHPDVFNMLLQIMEEGHLTDSFGRKVDFKNVVLIMTTNAGAQGMAHGDAFGFRKADDDTSYDAMKRNLMHDLQKEFKPEFLGRLDEVVVFRKLTREELKQIVDIELGKVRSRLKEQGVILELTDETREFIIDKGSEGGELDYGARPLRRSVERYIEDPLAEELLRGAFEGKNKVLVKVTEVADKKQLEFDGSYEAETEELATVGSVEGDGGSSEGE, from the coding sequence ATGTACGAGCGGTTTACAGATCGAGCTCGAAAAGTGATGCAGCTGGCCAATCAGGAGGCCCAGCGGTTCAATCACGAATATATCGGGACCGAACATATCCTTCTGGGATTAGTCAAAGAGGGTTCAGGTGTCGCAGCCAATGTGCTGAAAAATCTGGACGTGGATTTGAGAAAAATCCGTCTGGAAGTCGAAAAGATTGTGCAGTCCGGGCCGGACATGGTCACGATGGGCAAGCTGCCTCAAACGCCGCGTGCGAAAAAAGTCATCGAATACGCCATGGAAGAAGCACGTAATCTGAACCACAACTATGTGGGAACAGAACATCTGCTGCTGGGTCTGCTCCGTGAGCAGGATGGCGTTGCCGCTCAGGTTCTGATGAATCTGGGTCTGAAACTCGAGGAAGTGCGCGAAGAAGTCCTCAATCTTCTGGGTCATGGCCTGGAAGGTGGCGAAGCTGGCGAACGGACTCCTGGAACCGGCAGTCAGAAAGCCGGTAAAAGTAAAACACCCGCGCTGGATAGTTTTGGTCGCGATCTGACCGAACTCGCCAAGCAGAAAAAACTGGATCCGGTTATCGGCCGCTCCAAAGAAATTGAACGCGTCATTCAGATTCTCTGCCGTCGTCAGAAAAACAATCCGGTTCTCTTAGGGGAAGCCGGCGTTGGTAAAACGGCGATCGTCGAAGGCTTTGCCCAGATGGTCGTCAACGGCGAAGTTCCTGACTTGCTCCGCGATCGTCGCATCGTGGTACTCGACCTGGCGATGATGGTTGCCGGTACGAAATATCGTGGTCAGTTCGAAGAACGAATCAAAGCTGTCATGAATGAAGTGCGTCGTGCCAAAAATACGATTCTGTTCATCGACGAATTACACACCCTCGTCGGGGCTGGCGGTGCGGAAGGTGCAATTGACGCATCCAACGTCTTAAAGCCAGCTCTGAGCCGTGGCGAACTGCAGTGTATCGGTGCAACGACTCTCGACGAGTATCGTAAATATATTGAAAAAGACAGCGCCCTGGAACGACGTTTCCAGAATGTCATGGTGGAACCACCGACCGACTCACAGACAGTCGAAATTCTGCGTGGCCTCCGCGAACGCTACGAAGAGCACCACAAGGTTCAGATCACCGACGATGCTCTGGAAAAAGCGGTCGAACTCTCTTCCCGGTACATTACCGGTCGTTGTCTGCCAGACAAAGCCATCGATGTCATCGACGAAGCAGGGGCTCGTATCCGTCTGAAATCCATGGTGCGTCCTCCCGATCTCAAAGAACTGGAAGAAGAATCAGAACGTCTGAATCAATCCAAAGAAGAAGCGGTTGCCAACCAGGACTTTGAACTGGCTGCCAACCTGCGGGATCAGGCTGATAAACTGAAAAAACGGAAAGAATCGTTGACTCAGGAATGGCGTGAAAAATCCAAAGAAGTCGATGGCGTAGTCGATGCGGAAGTGGTTGCAGAAGTCGTCGCGAAAATTACCGGCGTACCTCTGACCCGTCTCTCCAGCGAAGACACTGTCCGTCTGCTGAATATGGAAGATGAACTGCATCAGCGCGTCATCAGCCAGGACGAAGCCATCAAGCAGGTTTCCAAAGCCGTTCGTCGCAGCCGCAGTGGATTGAAAGATCCCAAGCGTCCGATGGGGGCCTTCCTGTTCTCTGGTCCCACCGGTGTCGGTAAAACATTGCTGGCCAAAACACTGGCCGAGTTTATGTTCGGCGATGAAACTGCTCTGATTCAGATCGACATGAGTGAATACATGGAGAAGCACAACGTCAGTCGTCTGATCGGTGCTCCTCCAGGATACGTTGGCTTTGAAGAAGGTGGTCAGCTGACCGAGAAAATTCGTCGTCGTCCTTATGCCGTCGTGCTGCTGGACGAAATCGAAAAAGCACACCCCGATGTCTTCAACATGTTGCTGCAGATTATGGAAGAAGGCCACCTGACTGACAGCTTCGGTCGCAAGGTCGACTTCAAGAATGTCGTGCTCATCATGACCACCAACGCCGGTGCTCAGGGAATGGCTCACGGGGATGCCTTCGGGTTCCGTAAAGCCGACGATGACACCAGCTATGATGCCATGAAACGAAATCTGATGCACGATCTGCAGAAAGAGTTCAAACCGGAGTTTCTGGGACGTCTCGATGAAGTCGTTGTGTTCCGTAAACTGACCCGCGAAGAACTGAAGCAGATTGTGGATATCGAACTGGGTAAAGTCCGCAGCCGTCTGAAAGAACAGGGAGTGATCCTCGAACTGACCGACGAAACTCGCGAATTTATCATCGACAAAGGTTCCGAAGGTGGCGAACTCGACTACGGGGCACGTCCGCTGCGTCGCTCTGTTGAACGCTACATCGAAGACCCCCTCGCAGAAGAACTGCTGCGGGGTGCCTTTGAAGGTAAGAACAAAGTGCTCGTCAAGGTCACCGAAGTCGCTGACAAGAAACAGCTTGAATTCGATGGTTCTTACGAAGCAGAAACAGAAGAGCTGGCAACTGTTGGCTCAGTAGAAGGTGACGGCGGTTCTTCCGAAGGGGAGTAA